From Hemitrygon akajei chromosome 15, sHemAka1.3, whole genome shotgun sequence:
TGATTTGAGAGAAGAAAATGAAGTGTTTTCCATCAGAAAATGAGCACCAACAGTTAATTGGGAAAAGGgagaaatataattttaaaaattagaacAGTATCTGAAATGCCCTGCTTGAAAAAGGATGGCAAAGTATCAGGTTCTACTTTCAAAGGAGAACTAGATGTATACTTAAATAAGAAATACTGTGAATCTGATTAGATAGTCCTTCTACCACTGTCACGTTGGTCAGAATGGTCAGATTTTAACGTGTAAATGACCAGGGGCAATTCCTCAATTGCCCATTTAAGATGAATCACAGAAATAAATAAGGGGAAAAATGCTCCTAGAAAAGGTTTGGAATGCCTTGTCATAAGGTATAGATAAGTAGAGATGTTTGAGGCAGAGGAATATGCGAATGCTTTATCAATATAACCACAATGGTTCCGAGTCACATTAGTAAATATTCAAACGTAAACAAGTTTGGTTAAAGGGTCATCTTTTGTTTTTACGTATTGATGGTGCATTCTGGACTGGAAATAGTATTTCAAAACCATCACAGTTTACTGTCCCGTCTTTCTTTTCAACTAGCAGCCCAGCAAGTTGCATTCATAAACTATTTGAATTTATCTCAAAAAAGAAAATTGACAAAAGAGGAcaagttaatttttttttccaaattcaaACTCAATTTTATCTATGCTAATGGTAACAAATTCCTTTTTCACTTTAGCATGCAGAAATTATGgagtttttaaaaatccatttgtAGCCAAGGAGAAATATTCCTGTATGTATTCCTTTAAAAGCAAGATTTTAAGCAGATAAGACAAAATACTATATTAAGTACAAGTCATTTGGTAGCAAATTGAAGTAACAAAATAACAAAATTTCACTTTACTTCCAAATGATCATAACTACAGAATGGAAGACTTCACCTTTGACATGGCTGCTACTTATAAAGAAAACAAAACGACACCACTGAAAGCCCATGAACAATTTCCCCCAACCATTAACTTGTATCTTCTCCCAAAAAGCTAAACTGATCTTTATTAATTGAAATACATTTTCACTATAGGAAGGGCTTATTAAAGAATATTAATAAATGTCTAGTAATAACACAGCCACCTTGCCGTCTTAGTTGTGAGAAGTCCATTCCATTTTCTGTGAAAGTGTAGCAAGTTTTGTATTGAGTCTGATAGTGCTTGACAAATTGTTATTTTGGCAATCGTTGGTGAGCACCTTACAGCCAATTACCAACCCGAAAGCTCGCCTGAAAGACTTATTAAAGAAAGCATATAACAGAGGGTTGAGGGCAGAATTAAGGTAGCCCAGCCACAAAACAACTTCCACGAGAACAGGGTGCGCCTGGTAACCAAGTAAAGAGTTGGCAATGTTTGTAGTGAAGAAAGGAAGCCAGCAGAGGAGAAAGCAGCCATTGATGATACCGAGAGTTTTCGCAGCTTTCCTTTCTTTCTTCGTGGAAGTACTGTGGCGAAATCTGGTGGCGCCGGCTCCTTGGGGCCCATTTTCAATAGTGTGTGTCTGTCTGGCTTGGGTCCTGGCAACATGGAAGATCTTGGCGTATGCCGCCAACATCAGCAACATGGGAGCGTAGAAGGAGACTACCGAGGCGGAGATAGCGTAGGGGACATTGACGACGAACACACAATCGTTTGGATCGAGTTGCAGAGCGGCGAGGTCCAAACCCCGTAAATGCAAGTCCAGTAGCAACGGCACAAGCGACACCAAGCCGGGTAGAGCCCAGCAGACGAGGAGGAGGGCGGTCACTCTCTTCCGAGACATCCTGAAGCGATACCTCAGGGGGTAGCACACTGCATAATACCGATCGAAGGCAATGCAACTCAGATTCAGGATGGATGATGTGCAAAGCATCACATCCAGCACCGTGTGGATTTCACAAAAGATCTTTCCGAAGTGCCACCCGAACAGAACCTTGATCATGCTGAAAGGCATCACAATAATCCCGACGAGGAAATCTGCTGCGGCCAGGGACAGTAGGAAGGCGTTCGTTGGAGTCTGCAGTCTGGTGAAGTAGGAGATTGAGATAATTACCAAGAGGTTGCCTAGGATGGTCGCGAGAATGATTATGCCGAGAACGACGAAGAGAAGCACCTGTTCAATAACTTGCCGGGTTTCATGTGGAGCGATTCCCGAAAAGTTGCGGTGTGCGGTATTGTTATAAACAAGAGTATTTACCACCTTTGATGGTGGGCAAATACTAGCCACCGAGAACATAGTGTATTCAGCGGGAGAATTAAAACGGTTTATTCCACATATTTAGTCATCCACGCTGTTCTTATCTTAAATTCTTCCAATTAATTTCTTATTTAACCTAACGCAATCTCAAAGCGCTCTCGGCGTACTGGTTTACTCGGAACAGCCTGCGCAAGAGGTACATTCGCTTCGCCTCTATCACCTACTGGACAGATGACAGGCTGGGTTGTAAATCATTAACGTTGTGACAACTACTTATCTCTCACAGCCTGCCTCGTGTGCAACCGGCAGTTTTTGTTTTCGCTGAGTGGGACATCCAGAAGTCGGAATCACCGCCTCCCAATTAGTCCTAATCAGTACTGGCCACGCAAGACACCTGCACGTCCCGAGTGGAATGCAGGTCTATTGAGACGTGAACTTACTTCAAAAGGGTATTCGCACTCAGTAGAGAAGCCGGTTAGTATTTAGATAGACCGAAGACGCTTTACTAGAGTGAATACAAACCGATTtacaattattttttaaaaaaaacttgtaaAGTGTTCCATTTTATGAGATTAAAAAGGTAAATTTATTCACCCGCCTGAAGAAACAATGGAACTGACAGAGTAATTTCCAGCCTTGATAAACTAATTAGAAGACAGTGAATTGGATCTGGTGAGGAGTCTCTGACCCGAAACCTGAACTTTGTTTCTTTTCCGAGAGAAACGGATTGATTTGTTGCGTGTTGTCAACatttctatttgcatttcagatttccagcatattaTTATTAGTTATATTAACCAAGAAACAAAAGCATTCCCCTTTTAAAGGGACAGGATCTTGTCGCCCTTAAGATTCTCTGCTAGAAGACACCTTTGTGTATTTAAGACTGCTGGCTCATATAATTATCATTTTTTCAACTGACTCTAAATTACACACTCTTCTCCAGCAGCCATTTCCCCTCCTTCGTTCTATTTCAATTCAATTTCACACAATTTCCAGGATGCCAGGCAAAATTGCAGAGTAAATAGCGGATTGATCGTTAAGGCTCTTTAAATGAGATAAGCAGATATGTTTGAGGTCGGAATGAAAGAGCAGCGAACGTGCATGGGTTTCTTGGATACACTGAATGTTCAGAACAAATATGTGATTATTTCTAAATGAAGCTTCAAAAAGAAACTGGAGAGGCACTTGAAGGGAATAAAGGGGTGGAAGGGATCACTCAAAACTCAAACGTGGAATTAATAGTCTCCTCCTATGTTATAATTATTCCAGAACTCCAATAATAAAAAGAAAGGTAACTCTAagaagcaaaaagcaagcaagaAAAGCCAAGATCTGATTGTTATTCAAATCAACAGAAAATAAAATACAGTCTAGGTGAAGGGCTCTTGACTCTGAACTTGTCAGCACTTTTGAAGAGCAATTCTATCACTTCCACCATCTCTTTCAAGATAGTGATACAGTTTGACCTCCAATTGTTAATCTATTCCACTATTAAAAAGTTACCTGGGATCAGTTTTCAGATCCAGCCCACTTGCTGCATTGAAACAAATGCTGATTTGTTCCAAAGGTCTGCTTCAGTGAGggggataattttaaggtgactgaagGAAATAGTAAGGGGAATGCCAGAAggagtttttttacacagacagtgggaGGTGCTTAGAAAACCCTGCCAGCACTGgcagtagaggcagatgcattaggggcatttaagaaactctcagataggcaGGGATGACTACATGGGAGCGAAggcttagattgatcttggagtaggttgaaatgtcagcacaacatcgtggactgaagggcctgtactgttctgtgatgCTCCATGTTCATTTGCCAGTCGTCCAGCTCAAATCGATGCTCCCTTCAAATTGGCTCTTTAATTTTTGGAAAAAAATCGGTTTATTAACACAATCTGAGCTTTCACAACTCTTAGGACCGTAGTCAAATCTTCTCTTTGCTCTAAGGTTAAAAACTCAGCATCAGCAGGAATATCTGTGTAATGCAAGAGGTGTATAAATATTGAGTATGCAATCAATGCGAAGTAACTGAAGACTAGGACAAATGAAGCAGAATAAAAGAATTGTTAATCATGTTAACAGAACCAAGTGAACCTTTCAGTCTTAAAAGGACTGTAGGAAAGACCAAAGTGACAGACAATTGAGTGGTTGAGGATTGATAGCACTTTGGATATAGTAAATGAATCGAAATAGCTTGACAGCGAGAGCAGCAAATATAATTTGGCACGAAGCCAAATGTGGAGCAGGGCCTCTTGAGTTTGAGAGAGTGATTAAAATGAGAGATGATAAGATTGAATCTACAGAGGCATCCTGAGGGGTGTACAGTTTGAGGAAATTGCATAAACAGGTATGAGTAATGCTACAGGGGGATTTGAAAACAAGGAAGAAGATTTTAAATGCATTTGGTGGAGAGAGTATTTGAAGGTCAGCACAGTGTGCAAAGTATCGTGGCTGAATTTATTCTGGAGAGCCTATACTATACAAATACAGAGAGACTGATGATAGATTATTTGTAAtacaaagaatcagaatcaggtttaatatctccatATCGGGAAAATTTTtaactttgcagtagcagtaca
This genomic window contains:
- the LOC140739608 gene encoding trace amine-associated receptor 1-like; this translates as MFSVASICPPSKVVNTLVYNNTAHRNFSGIAPHETRQVIEQVLLFVVLGIIILATILGNLLVIISISYFTRLQTPTNAFLLSLAAADFLVGIIVMPFSMIKVLFGWHFGKIFCEIHTVLDVMLCTSSILNLSCIAFDRYYAVCYPLRYRFRMSRKRVTALLLVCWALPGLVSLVPLLLDLHLRGLDLAALQLDPNDCVFVVNVPYAISASVVSFYAPMLLMLAAYAKIFHVARTQARQTHTIENGPQGAGATRFRHSTSTKKERKAAKTLGIINGCFLLCWLPFFTTNIANSLLGYQAHPVLVEVVLWLGYLNSALNPLLYAFFNKSFRRAFGLVIGCKVLTNDCQNNNLSSTIRLNTKLATLSQKMEWTSHN